One segment of Fusobacteriaceae bacterium DNA contains the following:
- a CDS encoding nucleoside kinase, producing MAVFDYRKYEQTLKLVLLKAVAELFPEARVHPGAKVYLDHSLNNGVYGTLAREGGCTVEDYERIKKKMREIVDKNYPIRLVTDDCEKLKLESGSLAREDVRKLLDNSGLISIGLYEVNGYYDYLYTSVKPYNYTGDVPVFDLERYNGGFILRYPIAEEGKLLPRIDNPKMAKVFQETGEWEKILGVTTIGYLNEKIQNGGIEEVIRVNEALHHKNLAKIAEAISENPEVKLVTIAGPSSSGKTTFSKRLYVHLRANGVNPILISLDDYYLGREKVPLDENGNNDYETIDALDLKLLNENLSDLIAGREALVPRYSFKTGAREPEGRTLRLPERGVIIIEGIHGLNERMSAAIPKHNKYKIYVSCLAQLNIDDHNRISTSDVRLIRRLTRDSFSRDIHVEETLSMWHAVRLGEQKHIFPFQEEADVIFNSCLVYELAVLKSYAIKELIKIKVGTRSYQLAKRLLSILNCFLDVSANLVPDDSLLREFVGGSAFIEANYGKYS from the coding sequence ATGGCGGTATTTGATTATCGAAAGTATGAACAGACATTGAAACTGGTCCTGCTGAAGGCCGTGGCGGAGCTTTTTCCAGAAGCCCGGGTCCATCCGGGGGCGAAGGTCTATCTCGACCATTCGCTCAATAACGGCGTCTACGGGACTTTGGCCAGGGAAGGCGGCTGCACGGTTGAGGATTACGAGCGGATCAAGAAAAAAATGCGGGAGATCGTCGATAAAAATTATCCGATCAGGCTCGTCACCGACGACTGCGAAAAATTGAAGCTCGAATCGGGTTCCCTGGCGAGGGAGGACGTCCGGAAGCTTCTGGACAACAGCGGACTGATCTCCATCGGGCTCTACGAAGTCAACGGCTATTACGATTATCTCTATACTTCGGTCAAGCCCTATAATTACACCGGAGACGTGCCGGTCTTTGACCTTGAGCGCTACAACGGCGGCTTTATCCTGCGCTATCCGATTGCGGAGGAGGGGAAACTGCTGCCGCGGATCGACAACCCCAAGATGGCCAAAGTCTTTCAGGAGACCGGGGAATGGGAAAAGATCCTCGGCGTCACGACCATCGGCTATCTGAACGAAAAAATCCAGAACGGCGGCATTGAGGAAGTGATCCGGGTCAATGAGGCCCTGCATCACAAGAACCTCGCCAAGATTGCCGAAGCCATCTCGGAAAATCCCGAGGTCAAGCTCGTCACGATCGCGGGGCCCTCATCCTCGGGCAAGACGACGTTTTCCAAGCGCCTCTATGTGCACTTGCGGGCAAACGGCGTCAATCCCATTCTCATTTCCCTCGACGACTACTATCTCGGCCGTGAGAAAGTACCCTTGGACGAAAACGGCAACAACGACTACGAGACCATCGACGCGCTGGATCTGAAGCTCCTCAATGAGAATTTGAGCGATCTCATCGCCGGGCGGGAAGCCCTTGTGCCCAGATACAGCTTTAAAACCGGGGCCCGGGAACCCGAGGGCCGGACCTTGCGCCTGCCGGAGCGGGGCGTCATCATCATCGAAGGCATCCACGGTCTCAATGAGCGCATGAGCGCGGCGATTCCCAAGCACAATAAATACAAAATTTATGTCAGTTGTCTGGCCCAGCTCAATATCGACGACCACAACCGGATCTCCACCAGCGACGTGAGACTGATTCGCAGATTGACCCGGGACAGTTTTTCCCGCGATATCCATGTGGAGGAGACGCTCTCCATGTGGCACGCCGTGCGTCTGGGCGAGCAAAAGCACATTTTCCCCTTTCAGGAAGAGGCCGACGTCATCTTCAATTCCTGCCTCGTCTATGAACTGGCGGTATTGAAAAGCTACGCGATCAAAGAATTGATCAAGATCAAGGTGGGGACGCGCTCCTATCAGCTGGCCAAGCGTCTCTTGAGCATCCTCAACTGCTTCCTTGACGTGAGCGCC
- a CDS encoding ClC family H(+)/Cl(-) exchange transporter — protein sequence MRKARNLFLLSLLTGALTGLTASLYRWGLNGVNRLRERFFEAYGLRNPLMMLLILAVFIAVGQLLGLIGLAFPKISGSGIPQVKGVLLRTISYARWKRELFFKFVTGILGIGCGLSLGREGPSVQLGSYVGYGVTKLFGQDETEERHLVTCGAGAGLAGAFGAPLAGVMFSLEELHRVITPKLLISTFIGAVAADFIGRRFFGMQTAFNITARYPTAINPFFHFGIMIVFAVIAAWFGKLFTRTLTRFQDGFRYINLTRRVKISIVMTTSFLLCLALPEVAGGGHALVESLEGTRESLIFLVFLFAVKFLFTAMSYSTGFAGGIFLPMLVLGAILGKIYAIVLIRFLGLGPEHIPHFIVLGMAAFFVAVVRAPLTGTVLILEMTGTFDHLLALALVAAISYYVTEQLRLAPVYDILYERMGKDRKHAAKGGATS from the coding sequence TTGCGAAAAGCGAGAAATTTATTCCTGCTGAGCCTCCTGACCGGAGCGCTCACGGGATTGACGGCCTCCCTGTACCGCTGGGGCCTGAACGGCGTGAACCGCCTACGGGAGCGCTTTTTTGAGGCTTACGGCCTCAGGAATCCCTTGATGATGCTCTTGATCTTAGCGGTCTTTATCGCCGTGGGGCAGCTACTGGGGCTTATCGGGCTGGCCTTCCCGAAGATCTCGGGGAGCGGCATCCCCCAGGTCAAGGGGGTCCTTTTGCGCACGATCTCCTATGCCCGCTGGAAACGGGAATTGTTCTTCAAATTCGTCACGGGAATCCTGGGAATCGGCTGCGGCCTGTCCCTGGGCCGGGAGGGCCCTTCGGTGCAACTGGGCTCCTATGTGGGCTACGGCGTCACGAAGCTCTTCGGGCAGGATGAGACCGAAGAGCGCCATCTCGTCACCTGCGGAGCCGGCGCCGGACTTGCCGGGGCCTTCGGCGCGCCTTTGGCGGGGGTGATGTTTTCCCTCGAGGAATTGCACCGGGTCATTACGCCGAAACTTTTGATTTCGACGTTTATCGGGGCCGTGGCCGCCGATTTTATAGGCAGGCGCTTTTTCGGGATGCAGACGGCCTTCAACATCACGGCCCGCTATCCGACGGCCATCAATCCCTTTTTCCATTTCGGGATCATGATCGTCTTCGCGGTGATCGCGGCCTGGTTCGGCAAATTGTTCACCCGGACGCTGACGCGCTTTCAGGACGGATTCCGCTACATCAATTTGACAAGAAGAGTCAAGATTTCCATCGTGATGACGACGTCCTTCCTGCTGTGTCTGGCGCTGCCGGAAGTGGCGGGCGGAGGGCACGCCCTCGTGGAATCCCTTGAGGGGACCCGGGAGTCGCTGATTTTTCTCGTGTTCCTGTTTGCGGTGAAATTTTTGTTTACGGCCATGTCCTATTCCACGGGCTTTGCGGGAGGCATCTTTCTCCCCATGCTGGTTTTGGGGGCAATCCTCGGAAAAATTTACGCCATTGTCCTGATCCGCTTTTTGGGCCTGGGACCCGAGCACATCCCCCATTTTATCGTACTGGGCATGGCGGCCTTTTTCGTGGCTGTCGTCCGCGCGCCGCTGACGGGGACGGTTTTGATTCTGGAAATGACCGGGACCTTCGATCATTTGCTGGCGCTTGCCCTTGTGGCGGCCATTTCCTATTACGTGACGGAACAGCTGCGCCTGGCGCCGGTCTATGACATTTTGTACGAACGCATGGGCAAGGACAGAAAACACGCGGCAAAAGGAGGAGCGACATCATGA
- the folP gene encoding dihydropteroate synthase: protein MIMRMRGKSLELGEKTLLMGILNLTPDSFSDGGSCGNVGEALARAKQMLAEGADIIDVGGESTRPGYLPISPGEEIARIIPLIEALVRETEAVVSVDTYKYPVAEAALAAGAHLVNDIWGLQYDKGEMARVVAHYGAGLVIMHNRRENVYPEGLIEGIHAFFRKSVNIADAAGIPRDRLIFDPGIGFGKDAAQNWEILRNLGAFRDWGPLLAGASRKRFLTTLTGDVPPRERDGATAALSVAAVSLGVDILRVHDIKGNKVAVDLADHIYRRTGIQNERKR from the coding sequence ATGATCATGCGCATGCGGGGAAAATCGCTGGAATTGGGGGAGAAAACGCTTCTCATGGGGATACTCAATCTGACGCCCGATTCCTTTTCCGACGGCGGCAGCTGCGGGAACGTCGGCGAGGCCCTTGCCCGGGCGAAGCAAATGCTCGCCGAAGGGGCCGACATCATCGACGTCGGCGGGGAATCGACCCGGCCCGGTTACCTCCCGATCAGCCCCGGGGAAGAAATCGCGCGGATCATCCCGTTGATTGAGGCCCTGGTCCGGGAGACGGAGGCCGTCGTTTCCGTCGATACCTATAAATACCCGGTCGCCGAAGCGGCTCTGGCGGCGGGGGCTCATCTCGTAAACGACATCTGGGGCTTGCAATACGACAAGGGGGAAATGGCGCGAGTCGTCGCTCATTACGGGGCGGGCCTGGTGATCATGCACAACCGGCGGGAAAATGTCTATCCCGAGGGCTTGATCGAAGGGATCCACGCCTTTTTCCGGAAATCAGTAAATATCGCCGACGCGGCCGGCATCCCCCGGGACAGGCTGATTTTTGACCCCGGGATCGGCTTCGGTAAAGACGCTGCGCAAAATTGGGAAATCCTCCGCAATTTGGGGGCGTTCCGGGACTGGGGTCCGCTCTTGGCGGGCGCGTCCCGCAAGCGCTTTTTGACGACCCTTACAGGCGACGTTCCGCCCCGGGAAAGGGACGGGGCCACGGCGGCCCTTTCGGTAGCCGCTGTCTCCTTGGGCGTCGATATTCTGCGAGTTCATGATATTAAAGGAAACAAAGTGGCAGTCGACCTTGCCGATCACATTTACAGAAGGACTGGTATACAGAATGAACGAAAACGATGA
- the folK gene encoding 2-amino-4-hydroxy-6-hydroxymethyldihydropteridine diphosphokinase, with translation MDKITIANLEFIAYHGVYQEEKKLGQKFLVTVEMSCDLRKAGISGKLEHTIHYGQIARDVEKNFTEKSFDLLETCAESIAAFLLEKYRQIKAVRITIKKPWAPLKMHFEYVSATITRKRYDLYLSLGANLGDRKKQLTLALERLREIPHSEVAAVSGFYETKPFGYADQADFFNCAVKMTTLLTPREFLKETQAIERELGRDRAHEIHWGPRPIDIDILLYGEEIMADEDLAIPHPWLAERDFVLTPLAEIAPNVIHPLTGLTVAAMKRALDRTREDKGN, from the coding sequence ATGGACAAAATCACGATTGCCAATCTGGAATTTATCGCCTATCACGGCGTTTATCAGGAAGAAAAAAAGTTGGGACAGAAGTTTCTCGTGACGGTCGAAATGTCCTGTGACCTGCGCAAGGCAGGGATCAGCGGGAAACTGGAGCATACGATCCATTACGGGCAGATCGCCCGGGACGTGGAAAAAAACTTTACCGAAAAGAGTTTTGATCTGCTCGAAACCTGCGCCGAAAGCATCGCCGCGTTCCTGCTCGAAAAATACCGGCAGATCAAGGCGGTCCGGATTACGATCAAAAAGCCCTGGGCGCCTTTGAAAATGCACTTTGAATATGTGTCCGCGACGATAACCCGCAAGCGTTACGACCTGTATCTTTCGCTGGGGGCCAACCTCGGCGACAGAAAGAAACAACTGACGCTGGCCCTTGAGCGTCTGCGGGAGATTCCCCACAGCGAAGTCGCGGCCGTCAGCGGCTTTTATGAGACGAAACCCTTCGGCTATGCCGACCAAGCGGATTTTTTCAACTGCGCCGTGAAAATGACGACGCTTTTGACGCCCCGGGAATTTTTAAAGGAGACCCAGGCCATCGAAAGGGAACTGGGCCGGGACCGTGCCCATGAGATCCACTGGGGACCGCGGCCCATCGATATCGATATTCTGCTCTACGGGGAGGAGATCATGGCCGACGAAGATCTGGCGATCCCCCATCCCTGGCTGGCGGAACGGGATTTTGTGCTGACGCCCCTGGCGGAAATCGCGCCCAATGTCATCCACCCGCTGACAGGGCTGACCGTGGCCGCCATGAAACGGGCCCTTGACCGGACCCGGGAAGACAAGGGGAATTGA
- a CDS encoding GTP cyclohydrolase I — protein MLTNADITAISEKLTEILDILEKHPERRAALSDTPGKIAGSWREIFAGIGRDPLAELKNKYRAVGADPVVLRDIAFASMCEHHFLPFFGAITIAYAPGELIAGFGAIIRVTEVLSRRPQIQERLTAEIADALNSALCPAGIAVRIEARHLCMSMIGTKKNGSSIVTLATRGEASGLLPLLG, from the coding sequence ATGCTAACTAACGCAGATATTACCGCGATTTCAGAAAAATTGACTGAAATACTCGACATTTTGGAAAAGCATCCCGAAAGGCGCGCGGCCCTTTCGGATACCCCCGGAAAAATCGCCGGGAGCTGGCGGGAAATCTTTGCCGGCATCGGTCGGGATCCCCTGGCCGAGCTCAAAAACAAATACCGGGCCGTCGGCGCCGATCCCGTGGTTTTGCGGGACATTGCCTTCGCCTCCATGTGCGAGCACCATTTCCTGCCCTTTTTCGGAGCGATCACGATCGCCTATGCGCCGGGGGAACTGATCGCCGGTTTCGGCGCGATCATCCGCGTGACCGAAGTGCTGTCGCGCCGTCCGCAGATTCAGGAACGACTGACTGCGGAGATTGCCGACGCGCTGAATTCGGCCCTTTGTCCTGCGGGAATCGCCGTTAGGATCGAGGCCCGTCATCTGTGCATGTCCATGATCGGGACAAAGAAAAACGGCAGTTCCATCGTTACGCTGGCGACCCGGGGCGAAGCCTCCGGCCTGTTGCCGCTTTTGGGATAG
- a CDS encoding PTS sugar transporter subunit IIC — MREFLKRKNISLSLKTYLVDASSFMALGLFSTLLIGTILNTIGGRLGIKFLTGVVWEWAASMTGPAIGVAVAYGLKAPHMALFASTITGGLGMKLGGPIGAYIGAVVGAEFGKLVSKETKIDIIVTPAATILTGVFVATLAGPALSKLMTGLGAFVMYATELHPFLMGIVVSATVGIVLTLPISSAALCMTIGLSGIAAGAATVGCSAQMIGFAVMSFRENRWGGLVAQGLGTSMLQIGNIAKNWKIWIPPTLASAVLGPVATLLYRYENVPIGAGMGTSGLVGQFCTITRMTELGRGGISLYTGVLTLHFLLPALITLFFAEIMRKKGWIKQGDLKLDL, encoded by the coding sequence ATGCGCGAATTTTTGAAACGCAAAAACATCAGTCTGTCTTTGAAAACCTATCTTGTGGACGCGTCAAGTTTTATGGCCCTGGGCCTGTTCTCGACGCTTTTGATCGGCACTATCCTCAATACCATCGGCGGCAGGCTGGGGATCAAATTTCTGACCGGCGTCGTCTGGGAATGGGCCGCCTCCATGACGGGTCCCGCCATCGGCGTCGCCGTCGCCTATGGATTAAAAGCCCCCCATATGGCGCTTTTCGCCTCGACGATCACCGGTGGCCTCGGTATGAAGCTGGGCGGCCCCATCGGCGCCTATATCGGCGCGGTGGTGGGCGCGGAATTCGGAAAACTCGTCTCCAAAGAGACGAAGATCGATATCATCGTCACGCCCGCCGCGACTATCCTTACGGGGGTCTTCGTGGCGACGCTGGCGGGACCGGCCCTGTCGAAGCTCATGACGGGCCTGGGCGCCTTCGTCATGTACGCCACGGAGCTTCATCCCTTCCTGATGGGGATCGTCGTTTCGGCCACGGTGGGGATCGTCCTCACGCTGCCGATCAGTTCGGCGGCCCTTTGTATGACGATCGGCCTTTCGGGCATCGCCGCCGGAGCGGCCACCGTCGGATGCAGCGCCCAGATGATCGGCTTCGCGGTCATGTCCTTCCGGGAAAACCGCTGGGGCGGTCTCGTGGCTCAAGGCCTGGGCACCAGTATGCTGCAAATCGGAAACATCGCCAAAAATTGGAAAATCTGGATACCGCCGACGCTGGCCTCGGCCGTGCTGGGCCCCGTGGCCACCCTGCTCTACCGCTATGAAAACGTCCCGATCGGGGCCGGCATGGGCACTTCGGGCCTCGTGGGACAGTTTTGCACGATCACGCGGATGACGGAACTGGGCCGCGGCGGTATTTCGCTCTATACGGGCGTTCTGACGCTGCATTTTCTCCTGCCGGCCCTGATTACGCTCTTCTTCGCGGAAATCATGCGGAAAAAGGGCTGGATCAAGCAGGGGGACCTGAAACTGGATCTGTAG
- the glyS gene encoding glycine--tRNA ligase subunit beta produces MRLLFELGMEEIPARFLRDALKEMKTKLSDTLKAERIAFEEARTYGTPRRLVLEVTGLAELQSDLDTVNLGPARHIAYDSNGAISKAGLGFVKSQGLKVSEIEIITTPKGEYIGARKFVKGKPVRELLPEILKNLVLSLTFPKSMRWADKKIRFARPIQWFLALLDNEVVKFSIEGIESDNKSRGHRFFGRAFEAADIDDYFKKIRENHVIIDIDERKRMIREMVKGACVKKEQVVIEDDLLEEVTNLVEAPYAIVGSFNSDFLEVPQEVLIISMEVHQRYFPILDEKGKLLPKFIVIRNGVGDSAEVRKGNEKVLSARLADARFFYTEDLKRPLSDNVEKLKTVVFQKDLGTIWDKIVRMEKTGRYVIEKLGLEVSSKDILRTIYLAKADLVSDMIGEKEFTKLQGFMGADYARKSGEGDKVATGIEEHYYPRFTGDRLPEGVEGAVTGLVDRLDTLAGCFGVGVIPSGSKDPFALRRAALGIVNIILNAKMRLSLRELCAFALKVLAETGVLKRESDEVLAEVLEFFAQRAVNIFSELRYGKDVISAVLTVTCDDLVRELEKVETLDSFVKSPDFGAFLPILKRVGNISRDFGNPAKVNPAWFEKDIEMDLYAFTENLREQTAQNLAKGDYAAYFASLLTGKDVVNAYFEQVMVNAEDETIRNNRLSQVKTLADIFSKVADLNLIEEK; encoded by the coding sequence ATGAGGCTGTTGTTTGAACTCGGCATGGAAGAAATCCCCGCGCGCTTTTTGCGGGACGCGTTGAAAGAAATGAAAACGAAATTGAGCGATACGCTGAAGGCGGAGCGGATCGCCTTTGAGGAGGCCAGGACTTACGGGACGCCGAGACGGCTCGTGCTGGAAGTGACGGGTCTCGCGGAGCTGCAGAGCGATCTCGATACGGTCAATCTGGGCCCGGCCAGGCATATCGCCTACGATTCCAACGGCGCCATTTCCAAGGCGGGCCTGGGCTTCGTCAAATCCCAGGGGTTGAAAGTCTCGGAGATCGAGATCATCACGACGCCCAAGGGCGAATACATAGGCGCGCGGAAGTTCGTCAAGGGAAAGCCGGTCCGGGAACTCCTGCCGGAGATTTTGAAAAATCTTGTGCTGAGCCTGACTTTTCCGAAGTCCATGCGCTGGGCCGACAAGAAAATCCGCTTCGCCCGGCCCATCCAGTGGTTTTTGGCCTTACTGGACAACGAGGTGGTCAAATTTTCCATCGAGGGCATTGAAAGCGACAATAAATCGCGAGGTCACCGCTTTTTCGGCCGGGCCTTTGAGGCCGCCGACATTGACGACTACTTCAAAAAGATCCGGGAAAACCACGTGATCATCGATATCGACGAACGCAAGCGCATGATCCGGGAGATGGTCAAGGGGGCCTGCGTCAAGAAGGAACAGGTCGTTATCGAGGATGATCTTCTGGAAGAAGTCACCAACCTCGTGGAGGCGCCTTACGCCATCGTAGGAAGCTTCAATTCGGACTTTTTGGAAGTGCCCCAGGAGGTTTTGATCATTTCCATGGAGGTCCACCAGCGCTATTTCCCGATTTTAGACGAGAAGGGCAAGCTGCTGCCGAAATTTATCGTGATCCGCAACGGCGTCGGAGACTCGGCGGAAGTCCGCAAGGGCAACGAAAAAGTGCTGTCGGCGCGGCTGGCCGACGCGCGGTTTTTCTATACGGAAGACCTGAAGCGCCCCCTTTCCGACAATGTCGAAAAATTGAAAACCGTGGTCTTTCAGAAGGACCTCGGCACGATCTGGGACAAGATTGTCCGGATGGAAAAGACCGGACGCTATGTAATCGAAAAATTGGGCCTTGAGGTTTCGTCCAAAGACATTCTGCGGACCATTTACCTCGCCAAGGCGGATCTCGTGTCCGATATGATCGGCGAGAAGGAATTCACGAAGTTGCAGGGCTTTATGGGGGCCGATTACGCCCGGAAATCCGGCGAGGGCGACAAGGTCGCGACCGGAATCGAAGAGCATTATTATCCGCGCTTTACGGGCGACAGACTGCCCGAGGGAGTCGAGGGCGCCGTCACGGGTCTGGTGGACAGGCTGGACACCCTCGCGGGCTGCTTCGGCGTCGGGGTCATTCCCAGCGGATCCAAGGATCCCTTCGCGCTGCGCCGGGCGGCTTTGGGCATCGTCAACATCATCCTGAACGCCAAAATGCGCTTGTCTCTGCGGGAACTCTGCGCTTTTGCGCTCAAGGTCCTGGCGGAAACGGGCGTCCTCAAACGGGAGAGCGACGAAGTGCTGGCGGAAGTCCTCGAGTTTTTCGCCCAGCGGGCCGTCAACATCTTCTCGGAATTGCGCTATGGCAAGGACGTCATTTCGGCTGTTTTGACCGTTACCTGCGACGATCTCGTGCGGGAGCTGGAAAAGGTCGAAACGCTGGATTCCTTTGTGAAAAGCCCCGATTTCGGCGCTTTTCTGCCGATTCTCAAACGGGTCGGGAATATTTCCAGGGATTTCGGGAATCCCGCCAAGGTCAATCCGGCCTGGTTTGAAAAGGATATCGAGATGGATCTGTACGCATTCACGGAGAATCTGCGGGAGCAAACGGCGCAAAACCTGGCCAAAGGCGATTACGCCGCCTACTTCGCGAGCCTTTTGACCGGAAAGGACGTCGTCAACGCCTACTTTGAGCAGGTCATGGTCAACGCCGAAGACGAGACGATCCGCAACAACCGGCTGTCCCAGGTCAAAACCCTTGCCGATATTTTTAGCAAGGTAGCGGATCTCAATTTAATCGAAGAAAAATAA
- the glyQ gene encoding glycine--tRNA ligase subunit alpha — MTFQDLIFALSTYWSSKGCVSGYPYDIETGAGTFNPNTFLMSLGPEPWNVAYVEPSRRPKDGRYGENPNRVYQHHQFQVIMKPSPLDIQDLYIDSLRNLGIEPEKHDIRFVEDDWESPTLGAWGLGWEVWLDGMEVTQFTYFQQVGGLELDPIPVEITYGLERIALYIQNKESIFDLEWAPGIKYGDMRFQYEYENSKYAFEVADTDLHFQWFDQFEGEAKRALDAGLVLPAYDYVLKCSHVFNILDSRGVISTTERMAYILRVRNLARGCAEVYVKNRKDLGYPLLKKTEAAVSGKEASK; from the coding sequence ATGACGTTTCAAGATTTGATTTTTGCGCTTTCAACCTACTGGAGTTCCAAAGGGTGCGTATCGGGCTATCCCTACGACATCGAGACCGGCGCGGGGACCTTCAATCCCAACACCTTCCTGATGTCTCTGGGGCCTGAACCCTGGAACGTCGCCTATGTGGAGCCTTCACGGCGGCCCAAGGACGGGCGTTACGGGGAAAATCCCAACCGGGTCTATCAGCATCACCAGTTTCAGGTGATCATGAAGCCCTCGCCTCTGGACATTCAGGATCTCTACATCGACAGTCTGCGCAATCTGGGGATCGAGCCCGAAAAGCACGATATCCGTTTTGTGGAAGACGACTGGGAATCTCCGACCCTGGGAGCCTGGGGCCTCGGCTGGGAAGTGTGGCTCGACGGCATGGAAGTCACGCAGTTCACGTATTTCCAGCAAGTGGGCGGCCTTGAGCTCGACCCCATTCCCGTGGAGATCACCTACGGTCTCGAGCGGATCGCGCTGTACATCCAGAACAAAGAGAGCATCTTCGACCTCGAATGGGCGCCCGGCATCAAGTACGGCGACATGCGCTTCCAGTACGAATATGAAAACTCGAAGTACGCCTTCGAGGTGGCCGATACGGACCTGCATTTCCAGTGGTTCGACCAGTTCGAGGGGGAGGCCAAAAGGGCCCTCGACGCGGGCTTGGTGCTGCCGGCTTACGACTATGTGCTCAAGTGCTCCCACGTCTTCAATATCCTCGATTCCCGGGGCGTCATTTCCACGACTGAACGCATGGCCTACATTCTGCGGGTCAGAAATCTGGCCCGGGGTTGCGCCGAGGTCTATGTGAAAAACCGGAAAGATCTGGGCTATCCGCTGCTGAAAAAAACGGAAGCGGCGGTATCCGGTAAGGAGGCGTCCAAATGA
- the lspA gene encoding signal peptidase II: protein MTAFILILLLAAADQGVKFFVDKLMPEGRTIPLIAGFFHITSVRNRGVAFGLMQGKAVLVTVITAAAIALMVLHLIKNRKAQSFWERGGFILITAGALGNLTDRLIRGYVVDMIDFRGIWVYVFNVADIWINLGVAFIIIDFLLDACRKKRKKSS, encoded by the coding sequence ATGACAGCGTTTATTCTGATTCTGCTTCTGGCGGCCGCCGACCAGGGCGTAAAGTTTTTTGTGGACAAACTGATGCCCGAGGGACGGACCATCCCGCTGATCGCAGGGTTTTTCCACATCACCAGCGTCCGAAACCGGGGCGTGGCCTTTGGACTCATGCAGGGAAAGGCTGTCCTGGTCACGGTGATTACGGCCGCGGCCATTGCGCTCATGGTCCTGCACTTGATCAAGAACCGCAAAGCCCAGAGCTTTTGGGAACGGGGCGGCTTCATTCTGATCACGGCGGGGGCCCTCGGGAACCTGACGGACAGGCTCATCCGGGGCTACGTCGTCGACATGATTGATTTCCGCGGGATCTGGGTCTATGTCTTCAATGTGGCGGACATCTGGATCAACCTCGGCGTCGCCTTCATCATCATTGATTTTTTGCTGGACGCCTGTCGGAAAAAACGAAAAAAGTCATCATAA